Proteins from a genomic interval of Nitrospirota bacterium:
- the yajC gene encoding preprotein translocase subunit YajC translates to MFKNRVYPVRYLLSCGIYAVACLLSNEVYALTPAPKNAGGAQSGGMESMFTSLLPLVFIFVIFYFLLIRPQSKKAKEHKKMLENLKRGDKVITTGGIEGIIEEVDGDRMVLKIGIKEDIRIRINRNFIADIRTGE, encoded by the coding sequence ATGTTTAAAAATAGAGTTTACCCCGTTAGATATTTATTATCTTGCGGTATTTACGCCGTTGCGTGTTTATTATCTAACGAGGTTTATGCGCTGACTCCTGCGCCGAAAAATGCAGGCGGCGCCCAGTCCGGCGGGATGGAGTCAATGTTTACATCGCTTCTGCCTTTAGTTTTTATTTTCGTCATATTCTACTTCCTCCTCATACGGCCGCAGTCCAAGAAGGCCAAAGAACATAAGAAAATGCTTGAGAATCTTAAGCGGGGAGACAAGGTTATCACCACCGGCGGGATTGAGGGCATTATAGAGGAAGTTGACGGCGACAGGATGGTTTTAAAAATCGGCATCAAAGAAGATATTCGGATAAGAATCAACCGTAATTTCATTGCAGACATAAGAACAGGTGAGTAG
- a CDS encoding HD domain-containing protein — MPLNLEQLKQNAKVKLYIEGADKYLEAIGYTEHNVRHAAKVSDFAGYILKELQYPEKDVLLAKAAGYLHDIGNFLGRQNHDQHGAILSRDILSDFDISIEDTIRIMGAIGIHESEDIGVHDPVSAAILIADKADVHRGRVRNPSMVSSDIHDRVNYAATESRLAVDAKAKTIILYLMINTGISQVIEYFEIFLSRMIVCRKAASALGCEFQLFINDTRMA, encoded by the coding sequence TTGCCATTAAATTTAGAACAATTAAAGCAGAATGCCAAGGTAAAACTCTATATTGAAGGCGCGGACAAATACCTTGAGGCAATAGGCTATACAGAACACAATGTCCGGCATGCCGCAAAGGTTTCAGATTTTGCAGGATATATATTAAAGGAGCTTCAATACCCTGAAAAAGATGTACTGCTTGCCAAAGCGGCAGGCTACCTTCATGATATAGGCAATTTTTTAGGGCGGCAGAATCATGACCAGCACGGGGCCATTTTAAGCCGTGATATTCTTAGTGATTTTGACATAAGCATAGAAGATACTATCAGGATTATGGGAGCAATAGGCATTCATGAAAGCGAAGATATCGGAGTTCACGACCCGGTTTCTGCGGCAATTCTCATTGCCGACAAGGCTGATGTGCACAGGGGCAGGGTCAGAAATCCTTCCATGGTAAGCTCTGACATCCACGACAGGGTGAATTATGCCGCCACAGAGTCAAGGCTTGCCGTTGATGCAAAGGCAAAGACCATTATTCTTTACCTTATGATAAATACAGGCATCTCTCAGGTCATTGAATACTTTGAAATATTTTTGTCAAGGATGATCGTCTGCAGAAAGGCTGCAAGCGCATTAGGCTGTGAGTTCCAGCTTTTTATAAATGATACGCGCATGGCGTAA